In the genome of Pongo pygmaeus isolate AG05252 chromosome 9, NHGRI_mPonPyg2-v2.0_pri, whole genome shotgun sequence, one region contains:
- the RCOR2 gene encoding REST corepressor 2 gives MPAVMEKPSAGSGILSRSRAKTVPNGGQPHSEDDSSEEEHSHDSMIRVGTNYQAVIPECKPESPARYSNKELKGMLVWSPNHCVSDAKLDKYIAMAKEKHGYNIEQALGMLLWHKHDVEKSLADLANFTPFPDEWTVEDKVLFEQAFGFHGKCFQRIQQMLPDKLIPSLVKYYYSWKKTRSRTSVMDRQARRLGGRKDKEDSDELEEGRGGVSEGEPDPGDPKREPLPSRPLNARPGPGKKEVQVSQYRHHPLRTRRRPPKGMYLSPEGLTAVSGSPDLANLTLRGLDSQLISLKRQVQSMKQTNSSLRQALEGGIDPLRPPEANTKFNSRWTTDEQLLAVQAIRRYGKDFGAIAEVIGNKTLTQVKTFFVSYRRRFNLEEVLQEWEAEQDGAPGAPVPMEEARRGAPLPAPALEEDDEVQITSVSTSVPRSVPPALPPLPPPTSLSQPPPLLRPPLPTAPTLLRQPPPLQQGRFLQPRLAPNQPPPPLIRPALAASRHSARPGPQPPPTLIGAPLEPPAPSL, from the exons ATGCCCGCGGTGATGGAGAAGCCGAGCGCGGGCTCTGGGATCCTGTCCCGCAGCCGGGCCAAGACGGTGCCCAACGGCGGACAGCCCCACTCGGAGGATGACAGCAGCGAGGAGGAGCACTCGCACG ACAGCATGATCCGCGTTGGAACCAATTACCAGGCCGTAATTCCGGAGTGCAAGCCTG AGAGCCCCGCACGCTACAGCAACAAGGAGCTGAAGGGGATGCTGGTGTGGTCACCTAACCACTGTGTGTCAGATGCCAAGC TTGACAAGTACATTGCGATGGCCAAGGAGAAGCATGGCTACAACATTGAGCAG GCGCTGGGCATGCTCCTGTGGCATAAGCACGATGTGGAGAAGTCGCTGGCCGACCTGGCCAACTTTACCCCATTCCCTGACGAGTGGACAGTAGAGGACAAGGTGCTGTTTGAACAGGCCTTTGGCTTCCACGGCAAATGCTTCCAGCGGATCCAGCAGATG CTGCCTGACAAGTTGATTCCCAGCCTGGTGAAGTACTACTACTCTTGGAAGAAGACCCGCAGCCGAACTAGTGTGATGGACAGACAGGCCCGGCGGCTGGGGGGCCGCAAGGACAAAGAAGACAG TGATGAGCTTGAAGAGGGTCGAGGAGGCGTGAGTGAGGGAGAGCCCGATCCTGGAGATCCCAAGAGAGAG CCTCTACCCTCTCGGCCCCTGAATGCACGCCCAGGCCCTGGGAAAAAGGAGGTCCAGGTGTCTCAGTACCGCCACCACCCCTTGCGAACCCGGCGTCGCCCACCCAAGGGCATGTACCTGAGCCCTGAGGGCCTCACGGCAGTGTCAGGAAGCCCGGACCTTGCCAACCTCACACTCCGAGGTCTTGACTCTCAGCTCATCTCCCTCAAGCGCCAG GTACAGAGCATGAAGCAGACCAACAGCAGCCTGCGCCAAGCCCTGGAGGGCGGTATTGATCCACTCCGCCCCCCGGAG GCCAACACCAAGTTCAACTCCCGCTGGACCACAGATGAGCAGCTTTTGGCCGTCCAAG CCATCCGTAGGTATGGCAAAGACTTTGGGGCTATTGCAGAGGTGATTGGGAACAAGACTCTGACCCAGGTGAAGACTTTCTTTGTGAGCTACCGGCGCCGCTTCAATCTGGAGGAGGTGCTGCAGGaatgggaggctgagcaggatgGGGCCCCTGGAGCCCCAGTCCCCATGGAGGAGGCTAGGAGAGGGGCTCCATTGCCAGCCCCAGCCCTAGAGGAAGATGATGAG GTCCAGATTACATCGGTCTCCACGTCTGTGCCCCGATCAGTGCCCCCTGCGCTGCCACCCCTTCCACCTCCCACCTCGCTGTCCCAGCCGCCCCCACTGCTGAGGCCACCTTTGCCCACGGCTCCCACTCTGCTCCGACAGCCACCCCCACTGCAGCAGGGCCGCTTCCTCCAGCCCCGGCTGGCCCCCAACCAGCCCCCACCGCCTCTCATCCGCCCCGCTCTGGCTGCCTCCCGCCACAGTGCCCGCCCTGGCCCTCAGCCCCCACCCACCTTGATTGGAGCCCCTCTGGAGCCCCCAGCGCCCTCACTCTGA